The Struthio camelus isolate bStrCam1 chromosome 12, bStrCam1.hap1, whole genome shotgun sequence genome includes a window with the following:
- the LOC138068924 gene encoding uncharacterized protein isoform X1 → MSPVGFCRLYEREQLARTAVGGSGLRGRRGRAALGRQPAPKHLCRRRQRQRRGCSILEAGAGGSACSPGRRQPGEAFGVLGRRAATHRDARKDWRGGRGPAGDKRMGAGLKGRCRAFGTERAAGLGETNALPEGRERGKAAVSATGGKAGLHPGDWTRAYPRAWRGTETRLNMLCSLPGRLGRRLGAGSGGCCAGWHVRGAKTLPSAPRNHLPAQEKLVIVTEHLTKVSVDEGDKHETIFLMLFLASAVCLRAGCLLQFAVNLQALLSDIAAASARHMPPAWCRVCRAEQARLASCSPSGAKAEGKGHTWDDRTSEGWERGARRGGKGWLPGRLAAAGASGASVASRRRQRGWAGGGLESGGCPFPRCGQKEGPESGAAGPAEQTSAELPGGSALSAGRENKRSSSGQRSEHLSSRGKELESCFLAKPPWPACACRRRGRDPAPGGTAGPGPAPASRGRARALGLSAQVRHALGSVAVSLSLSAFIFKLCGLNL, encoded by the exons ATGAGCCCTGTAGGCTTCTGCCGGCTGTATGAGCGGGAGCAGCTTGCAAGGACCGCGGT gggcggcagcggCCTGCGAGGGCGacggggcagagctgctctcgGCCGGCAGCCGGCCCCGAAGCACCTCTGCCGGCGCAGGCAGCGCCAGCGGAGGGGTTGCAGCATCCTTGAGGCCGGAGCCGGAGGaagcgcgtgcagccccggacgccggcagcccggcgaggcGTTCGGCGTGCtgggacggcgcgcagcaacgcaCCGAGACGCGAGGAAGGACTGGAGGGGAGGTCGTGGTCCCGCGGGGGACAAGAGGATGGGAGCAGGACTTAAAGGTAGGTGCCGCGCGTTTGGTACGGAGAGGGCAGCTGGCCTCGGGGAAACGAATGCGCTCCCTGAAGGGCGAGAGCGGGGCAAGGCTGCAGTGAGTGCCACCGGCGGAAAAGCTGGGCTGCATCCGGGAGACTGGACAAGAGCCTACCCGAGGGCATGGAGGGGGACAGAGACACGGTTAAACATGCTGTGCAGTTTGCCAGGGAGATTGGGGCGCAGGctgggggcgggcagcgggggctgcTGTGCTGGGTGGCACGTGCGGGGCGCCAAAACGCTCCCGTCTGCGCCGCGTAATCATCTGCCAGCACAGGAGAAGCTGGTTATCGTTACAGAGCATCTCACCAAGGTTTCTGTGGATGAAGGAGATAAGCATGAAACTATTTTCCTTATGCTCTTTCTGGCCTCCGCAGTGTGCTTGCGTGCCGGCTGCCTCCTGCAATTTGCAGTAAACTTGCAAGCGCTGCTGTCCGATATCGCGGCTGCCTCGGCGCGGCACATGCCGCCGGCCTGGTGCCGcgtttgcagagcagagcaggctcGCCTGGCCTCCTGCAGCCCGTCCGGAGCAAAAGCGGAAGGGAAGGGTCACACCTGGGACGACAGGACAAGCGAGGGGTGGGAAAGAGGAGCACGGAGGGGCGGGAAGGGCTGGCTCCCGGGGCGGTTGGCGGCGGCTGGAGCTTCGGGCGCCTCCGTGGCGtcgcgccggcggcagcgcggctggGCCGGTGGTGGCCTCGAGTCGGGCGGCTGCCCGTTTCCGCGATGCGGTCAGAAGGAAGGGCCGGagagcggggccgccgggccggcagaGCAGACGTCTGCGGAGCTCCCCGGCGGGTCAGCGCTAAGTGCCGGCCGCGAGAATAAGCGGTCTTCCAGCGGGCAGCGCTCAGAGCATCTTTCCTCCCGGGGCAAAGAGCTGGAAAGCTGCTTTCTTGCAAAACCCCCGTGGcctgcctgcgcctgccgccggCGTGGCAGGGACCCGGCCCCAGGCGgcacggccggccccggccccgcgccagcctcccgcggccgggcccgggctctGGGTCTGAGCGCGCAGGTGAGGCACGCGCTCGGCTCTGTcgccgtctctctctctctctctgcctttatttttaaactttgtggCCTTAATCTCTag
- the LOC138068924 gene encoding uncharacterized protein isoform X3: protein MGAGLKGRCRAFGTERAAGLGETNALPEGRERGKAAVSATGGKAGLHPGDWTRAYPRAWRGTETRLNMLCSLPGRLGRRLGAGSGGCCAGWHVRGAKTLPSAPRNHLPAQEKLVIVTEHLTKVSVDEGDKHETIFLMLFLASAVCLRAGCLLQFAVNLQALLSDIAAASARHMPPAWCRVCRAEQARLASCSPSGAKAEGKGHTWDDRTSEGWERGARRGGKGWLPGRLAAAGASGASVASRRRQRGWAGGGLESGGCPFPRCGQKEGPESGAAGPAEQTSAELPGGSALSAGRENKRSSSGQRSEHLSSRGKELESCFLAKPPWPACACRRRGRDPAPGGTAGPGPAPASRGRARALGLSAQVRHALGSVAVSLSLSAFIFKLCGLNL, encoded by the coding sequence ATGGGAGCAGGACTTAAAGGTAGGTGCCGCGCGTTTGGTACGGAGAGGGCAGCTGGCCTCGGGGAAACGAATGCGCTCCCTGAAGGGCGAGAGCGGGGCAAGGCTGCAGTGAGTGCCACCGGCGGAAAAGCTGGGCTGCATCCGGGAGACTGGACAAGAGCCTACCCGAGGGCATGGAGGGGGACAGAGACACGGTTAAACATGCTGTGCAGTTTGCCAGGGAGATTGGGGCGCAGGctgggggcgggcagcgggggctgcTGTGCTGGGTGGCACGTGCGGGGCGCCAAAACGCTCCCGTCTGCGCCGCGTAATCATCTGCCAGCACAGGAGAAGCTGGTTATCGTTACAGAGCATCTCACCAAGGTTTCTGTGGATGAAGGAGATAAGCATGAAACTATTTTCCTTATGCTCTTTCTGGCCTCCGCAGTGTGCTTGCGTGCCGGCTGCCTCCTGCAATTTGCAGTAAACTTGCAAGCGCTGCTGTCCGATATCGCGGCTGCCTCGGCGCGGCACATGCCGCCGGCCTGGTGCCGcgtttgcagagcagagcaggctcGCCTGGCCTCCTGCAGCCCGTCCGGAGCAAAAGCGGAAGGGAAGGGTCACACCTGGGACGACAGGACAAGCGAGGGGTGGGAAAGAGGAGCACGGAGGGGCGGGAAGGGCTGGCTCCCGGGGCGGTTGGCGGCGGCTGGAGCTTCGGGCGCCTCCGTGGCGtcgcgccggcggcagcgcggctggGCCGGTGGTGGCCTCGAGTCGGGCGGCTGCCCGTTTCCGCGATGCGGTCAGAAGGAAGGGCCGGagagcggggccgccgggccggcagaGCAGACGTCTGCGGAGCTCCCCGGCGGGTCAGCGCTAAGTGCCGGCCGCGAGAATAAGCGGTCTTCCAGCGGGCAGCGCTCAGAGCATCTTTCCTCCCGGGGCAAAGAGCTGGAAAGCTGCTTTCTTGCAAAACCCCCGTGGcctgcctgcgcctgccgccggCGTGGCAGGGACCCGGCCCCAGGCGgcacggccggccccggccccgcgccagcctcccgcggccgggcccgggctctGGGTCTGAGCGCGCAGGTGAGGCACGCGCTCGGCTCTGTcgccgtctctctctctctctctgcctttatttttaaactttgtggCCTTAATCTCTag
- the LOC138068924 gene encoding uncharacterized protein isoform X2 yields the protein MSLGYVTILLKASLCRGGSGLRGRRGRAALGRQPAPKHLCRRRQRQRRGCSILEAGAGGSACSPGRRQPGEAFGVLGRRAATHRDARKDWRGGRGPAGDKRMGAGLKGRCRAFGTERAAGLGETNALPEGRERGKAAVSATGGKAGLHPGDWTRAYPRAWRGTETRLNMLCSLPGRLGRRLGAGSGGCCAGWHVRGAKTLPSAPRNHLPAQEKLVIVTEHLTKVSVDEGDKHETIFLMLFLASAVCLRAGCLLQFAVNLQALLSDIAAASARHMPPAWCRVCRAEQARLASCSPSGAKAEGKGHTWDDRTSEGWERGARRGGKGWLPGRLAAAGASGASVASRRRQRGWAGGGLESGGCPFPRCGQKEGPESGAAGPAEQTSAELPGGSALSAGRENKRSSSGQRSEHLSSRGKELESCFLAKPPWPACACRRRGRDPAPGGTAGPGPAPASRGRARALGLSAQVRHALGSVAVSLSLSAFIFKLCGLNL from the coding sequence gggcggcagcggCCTGCGAGGGCGacggggcagagctgctctcgGCCGGCAGCCGGCCCCGAAGCACCTCTGCCGGCGCAGGCAGCGCCAGCGGAGGGGTTGCAGCATCCTTGAGGCCGGAGCCGGAGGaagcgcgtgcagccccggacgccggcagcccggcgaggcGTTCGGCGTGCtgggacggcgcgcagcaacgcaCCGAGACGCGAGGAAGGACTGGAGGGGAGGTCGTGGTCCCGCGGGGGACAAGAGGATGGGAGCAGGACTTAAAGGTAGGTGCCGCGCGTTTGGTACGGAGAGGGCAGCTGGCCTCGGGGAAACGAATGCGCTCCCTGAAGGGCGAGAGCGGGGCAAGGCTGCAGTGAGTGCCACCGGCGGAAAAGCTGGGCTGCATCCGGGAGACTGGACAAGAGCCTACCCGAGGGCATGGAGGGGGACAGAGACACGGTTAAACATGCTGTGCAGTTTGCCAGGGAGATTGGGGCGCAGGctgggggcgggcagcgggggctgcTGTGCTGGGTGGCACGTGCGGGGCGCCAAAACGCTCCCGTCTGCGCCGCGTAATCATCTGCCAGCACAGGAGAAGCTGGTTATCGTTACAGAGCATCTCACCAAGGTTTCTGTGGATGAAGGAGATAAGCATGAAACTATTTTCCTTATGCTCTTTCTGGCCTCCGCAGTGTGCTTGCGTGCCGGCTGCCTCCTGCAATTTGCAGTAAACTTGCAAGCGCTGCTGTCCGATATCGCGGCTGCCTCGGCGCGGCACATGCCGCCGGCCTGGTGCCGcgtttgcagagcagagcaggctcGCCTGGCCTCCTGCAGCCCGTCCGGAGCAAAAGCGGAAGGGAAGGGTCACACCTGGGACGACAGGACAAGCGAGGGGTGGGAAAGAGGAGCACGGAGGGGCGGGAAGGGCTGGCTCCCGGGGCGGTTGGCGGCGGCTGGAGCTTCGGGCGCCTCCGTGGCGtcgcgccggcggcagcgcggctggGCCGGTGGTGGCCTCGAGTCGGGCGGCTGCCCGTTTCCGCGATGCGGTCAGAAGGAAGGGCCGGagagcggggccgccgggccggcagaGCAGACGTCTGCGGAGCTCCCCGGCGGGTCAGCGCTAAGTGCCGGCCGCGAGAATAAGCGGTCTTCCAGCGGGCAGCGCTCAGAGCATCTTTCCTCCCGGGGCAAAGAGCTGGAAAGCTGCTTTCTTGCAAAACCCCCGTGGcctgcctgcgcctgccgccggCGTGGCAGGGACCCGGCCCCAGGCGgcacggccggccccggccccgcgccagcctcccgcggccgggcccgggctctGGGTCTGAGCGCGCAGGTGAGGCACGCGCTCGGCTCTGTcgccgtctctctctctctctctgcctttatttttaaactttgtggCCTTAATCTCTag